The DNA region TGTAGATACTATACTcttacaataaacaaacatagtGCTGACCCTTGAGAAGCCACCTGATTATGTAAGAAGTTCTATATACTCACTTAGTATACTCTCGGACTGTTTTCTGACTATGGGCAGCATGTATTTTCTTCTGTCCTATgtcactgttttttgtttgtttgtttgttttaatgctgTAATCAAtccatctgaaaaaaaatctgcaaacagtgcaaattcagaaataaagaaaagcacaaTGAAATTCAGATAGAGttattaaaatacagtttttgaaCCAATATGGTACCTTTTCTCTGAGTAGAATCAAAATGTTATTGTGATAAGGTAAtgatttttccattaaaaatgacaaaacacaGGTGTAAGATAATCATTTATAgtgtatttagaaaaaaaaaaacagatcataaAAAACTGCAAGGATTTTTCatcatcaaataataataataagaataagtataagaataataaaacgACCTCTACACTATTTAATATCACTAGACAATATTATTTCATCTTGTATAAACGTTTATGCTATTATAATATATGTTGAGTCAAATATTATTGCCAATTCATCCCCTTGCACTTCTAAATATccattacataaaatatatattagagaCAATCACATAATAAGCACACATTCTTTGCTGATATTCTTGTATCAACCACTAGGGGGCAATAAATCCATTAGAGCCATTGCTGTGCATTAATCCTAATTGAAAGATTTTACTTTACTGTAAGAGTGAGTAAGAGCATTTGTTTTGTAagatgtaatttattattattattattattattattattattattattattattatttctaaggcactcatttattttgccatacTTCAATGATTTAATTTGTGGAAAACACATTGACAGCAAACCCTCAAAGTACCAAAGTTGCCCTgagttacaaaaaaacaaacaaaccagaaaacagaaaagaaaccaACAGACAAAGAGCACATAGAACATCATACTGTTAACACATTATACTGAGACTCTGATATAGAAAAATTTGCTTGTGTAAAAACGTGTGTAAACTTTCTAACAGCTAAAAAAATGTgcacactgatttttttaacaGGAGTCAGTGGAGGATTATGTCTAACCTGAGCAGAATGCCACCTCTGTTTGCCTTAATGAATATGCTATTTGAGTGCTAACTAAAAAGGTCAAATACAGAGTGGTGCAAACTACAAATGGATTAATTCAGCATTGTCAGTGTGATTTATTAAGCCTAAAAATTACTTTGGTTGTAAAAATACAACCAAAGGCCAGATATTAAAAATGGTAAATTTTTAGTAAAATTGAGTAAGTCcattctattatattattattttaatttttttttctcacagttTTGTCTCAATATCCTCAAAATtttgagaaatatattttattactatgGTAAAGTTGCTTTTGTAGTTTTCATTAAGTTTGTATTATTAATGAGAGCTttcaaatgtaactttttgcATTTTTGATTAAAAGAGTCTTATCACCTTtaatttgtgtttctgtttgagACATAATTACATGTGTGCTGTGTACGAGATCTGAACTTGTTAGTGCTATTGAGAAACCACTAAAGTCTCATTTACATGTTGTTTCTTGTCCCTACTTTGCATACAATGTTATATACagacactatatatacacacacagcatagaATTTGCTCTAAGCATTTTAAGCATAGAATTTGAAAACAATTGCTGAttcaaaagaaacagaaaaaaaggaagccTTAAAGCCTACACATGAGCTGTATATCTAAAAATATAGTTTGCACATTCTTATAAAATACCAATGTTTACGTttaaatacaagaaataaaaactaaacaaagaTAAATGTTGTTAATGATTAATAAGAAACATTTCTGAAGTGGTAGTAGCTGCTGAAATCTTCATGACTAGTCAAGAATAATTCAAAAAAGTATATGTAAGAGTCAGGCATATTAAGAAATTGTTAAGTAATTTAGTAAGTAATTTTGCATTAACCAACCAAATGATTAATGTGCTTTAAAAGGTTTTGCTCTTCTGCTATGCAGACGTTGACTCTTTCTCATCTACAAACTGAGTGAGAATTTCATCGATGGCTTTGCAGTCATAATTCACCTGCTGTAGGTCCAGCGCAGGGACTAAGGTGACCAGGAGACGTTCTCTTGATCTGGggctaaaagaaagaaaattgaaTTTTTGTGAAAGAGGGAAACCCTATTTGAGTTCTTGTGAAAGAGGGAAACTCTATTTGAGTTCTTGTGAAAGAGGGAAACTCTATTTGAGTTCTTGTGTTATAGATCAGGACTATGGCTTCTGTCTCAAATGCCAGATAATCTACAGTTTTATATCATTTTGAACTGCGCAAACTGTCTCGTCGTACagaaatataatacatattGTATTGTAATTGTACTGTCCTGCATAGTTCTAGAATTTCTAGATAACTTACCTGCAAACAGTAACTGTGGGTTACTGGTTTCTTGTCCCATTTTTGGTCTGTCCTGTGTCTCATGCTGCTGTGTACCAAAGTCTGTTCTTCTTCCTGAGTTGGAGGCTCTCGATGAAGTTGAAGCACTTTCTTCATGGGAGGAAATATGAAAATCTGTCTGGACCCCTCGATCTTCCACACGTACCTTCGCcttttcagtttctctcttTACCCTCTCTAAATCTTTCTCCAGGCTCTCACAGCGGGCCAATAAACTGCACTTCTCATTTTTTAGATTCTCCACCTGAGTGTGAGGGAAGGACAAGATCAGAATTGCAGTAATAGGACATGAAACAAACTCACACCTCATCTggtaatgcattttatttcgACTTACTTAGGTTATATGCATTTAGGTTTAGGTTGCATTTTCCCTTCTAACATTTACAACATTAGTATATCCATTAGCTagtcttgttctttttcttggTCTCTCACCATATATTGGAGCTGCATTATTGTCTGCATGGCCTGCAGGTACTCAACTTCAAAGGTGGGCTGTGTGATTTCATTGCTCTGCTGCTTCTTCACTTTTTCAACATCCTTCCTTTCTGCTTCATTAGCACCACTATCAGGGGGGAACATGGCAGGTGAACAAAAAGTCTCAGCTGAGACTGTGGATGTTGGCAAATTATCTGGAATGTGACCAGAATTTATACTTCTGGCTTTCTTGTTATCTGGATTCTCTTGATTTGAGTCCAGGGCTCTCTTCTGCCTGAAATGGAGGAGAAATTAAAGCATTCAGGATACTCATAATGCCTCACTATTATGAAGGTGCATGAGACAGAGGGAGTGACAGAGTACCTTCCAGGAACAGAAGGGAGCTGAGTGTCATCTAAAGTGTTAACAGAAGGTCTGGTGTCTAAAGGGTTAAAACACAAATTACAACAAAATTGTAAACAGTAAATGCAGACGGATACACACGTAGATAAAATAGGTCTTTACCGGCCCCTGTGTGAGAAGAGGAAATAAGGACAGAGCTGGGTTTCTTTTGGTAGGATGACTTGGGAATAGACGGCCTCTGCTGAGCGGAAAAACATGCAGATGAAGGATATGGAATTATCGAAAACTGTGAATATTTGATTAATCAAGCAATTCTCACACTGTAATGCATAGATTCTGTAATTATGAATCCATAAAGATCCTTAACCCATGATCCATATTACACATATTTTCCTTTTAACTGTGCATATTTCTATCACCACGTTCATTAAAATCATGCCACATTGTAGATCCACCATGACCGTTCTATATAATGTTTAAGTGCATTTATTTCAGAGCCTAGCTAATATAGGGATAATGCGCAACTTCAGATAATCTTTATATTCtaaatgtttgtgtgaatgtgtgggtgCATGACTATGGACTGAGGGAAGTGctgcagtagtagaagtattttCAGGTGAAGTTACTGATGCTGTATCAGAGCTGACACACAAGGCCCTGAACTTTCCTCAACACGTGGCACGCTTAACTGcgacgtcacctgatcacggcaggcctataaataggcatgatgttagacaagcttcagataccggtcacgcacaTGGGCGCTTCCCAtagcgttcagctaacgcaacatggagttccctttaaaagggaattgtattttgtgtttactcagattgcctttgtttttatcttatattttgttttaatttctgaaacaatttagtgtgagatatacacagaaacagaagaaatcagaatactttttcacagcactatatatCACAGTCTAGCTAATATGGGGATGATGATCAACTTCAAAAATGCTGATATTTATATTGGTCCTGTTCTTTCCTCATCAAAGCAATATCTTGCTGGTTAAAGCTTCAGTCCTATACACATCACCATTAAGTTCATTACAAAGTCAATCAACTGAACAATGAGAGCTGACCTGATAAAGAAAATAATCCTGGGGCTCATCTTGTAAAAGCAATGCACACAACCCACACAATTATTCCGATGACTAGCAAAGACATAATTTGGTGGAGTTTAGGGATTTAGAGTTTAGTCTTCTCAGGTAATCATACCAATCTCATATATTTAAACAACCGCAATGGTTAAACAAGAATACAGAAAAGGAGATTGAGaacttcatttttttgtttcacaTCTTTTTGCAAAGCTCTGGAATCACATACAACATAAATAATCTTTTGGAAATAGTTTCTCTTTTTGCTACAGAtaatttatagaaaaaaaacctaTCTAGCCTATGTACAAAATGGATCTCATCACTACCAAGTAGTGTTTTTTCACATTcctaaacaaacattaaaacatcaTGTCATCACCTGCTTCCAGTTCTCCTGCTGCAACTTCTGGTTTCGCTCACTGTTTCAAAACATATACACAAGATTAGACAAAAACTGCTGTAATTCCTTCCACATTCACCTGAttcagatgtacagtatctcacaaaagtgagtacacccctcacatttttgtaaatatttgattatatcttttcatgtgacaacactgaagaaatgacactttgctacaatgtaaagtagtgagtgtacagcttgtataacagtgtaaatttgctgtcccctcaaaataactcaacacacagccattaatatctaaaccgctggcaacaaaagtgagtacacccctaagtgaaaatgtccaaattaggcccaaataaccattttccctccccagtgtcatgtgacttgttagtcttacaaggtctcaggtgtgaatggggagcaggtgtgttaaatttggtgtcatcgctctcacactccctcatactggtcactggaagttgaacatggcacctcatggcaaagaactctctgaggatctgaaaaaaagaattgttgctctacataaagatggcctaggctataagaagattgccaagaccctgacactgagctgcagcacagtggccaagaccatacagcagtttaacaggaccggttccactcagaacaggcctcgccatggttgaccaaagaagttgagtgcacgtgctcagcatcatatccagaggttgtctttgggaaatagacgaaTGAGTCCTGCcaacattgctgcagagattgaaggggtggtgggtcagcctgtcagtgttcagaccagacgccgcacactgcatcaaattggtcaagcatggctgtcgtcccagaaggaagtctCCTCTAAATGCACTGATGCATAAGAAAgcctgaagacaagcagactaaggacatggattactggaaccatgtcctgtggtctgatgagaccaagataaacttatttggttcagatggtgtgaagcgtgtgtggcggcaaccaggtgaggagtacaaagacaagtgtgtcttgcctacagtcaagcatggtggtgggagtgtcatggtctggggctgcatgagtgctgccggcactgaggagctacagttcattgagagaaccatgaatgccaccatgtactgtgacatactgaagcagagcatgatcccctcccttcagagactgggccgcagggcagtattccagcatgataaccttgctaaagaagctgtgggtgaaggtgatggagtGGCCAAgtatgtctccagacctaaaccatattgagcatctgtggggcatcctcaaacggaaggtggaggagcacaaggtctctaacatccaccagctccgtgatgtcgtcatggaggagtggaagaggactccagtggcaacctgtgaagctctggtgaactccatgcccaagagggttaaggcagtgctggagaaTAATGGTGGccgcacaaaatattgacactttgggcccaatttggacattttcacttaagggtgtactcacttttgttgccagcggtttagacattaatggctgtgtgttgagttattttgaggggacagcaaatttacactgttacacaagctgtacactcactactttacattgtagcaaagtgtcatttcttcagtgttgtcacatgaaaagatataatcaaatatttacaaaaatatgaggggtgtactcacttttgtgagatactgtacataccctcaaattaaagctggaaGTCTACACTTTGACATCATATTCATTACTTAAATCCACCTCCAGTATACTGTGGTAGAAATATTTATTGGAAATGAGAGGATTCATTTCTCACTGTTGTTTGtaggttttctggtttctggGTTGTTCATCATCATAAACCTCAGGCTCTTCATCTGTACAACTCCTGTGAGAATCAAGCACTTACAtgagcacacacatgcacacacacacacacacacacacacacacacacaagcacaaacacacatacaaacaaacacacaaacacacacacacacacacacacacacacacacaaacacacatacaaacaaacacacacacacacacacacaggaaggtAAAGAAATACACAAGCACACCTGAATTGAGGGTCAGAGTTCATGTAGCAGAACCACTTCTTAGGGAGCTTTTTAGGATCAATTCCATCTGGAAGTTTTCGCCACTTCAGACAATTATCACACTGAATACAGTTTTGATCTGGTTGCTTCCTGTGAGTCCACACAATcatttgttaatgtttatgtaaatgtagtcccatgttaatgaatgtggccTTTTACACAGGATGTGTCAGCGCACAAACAGTGTTGCTTCTGCTGTAATGGTCACAACCTGGAAACCTGTAATATCTGACTTGTGCCCATAGCAGTTTAAGACTTTAACAAAGTTATATTGAATattattagaaatgtattttatatctgACTACTGCTCCCGCCTGACTGACAGTATATTCAAAATTTGTCCAAgttactattaatatttttcCAGCAACTTCGTGACTCAAATTATGAACTCaaccaaaaagaaaataccTGAGGTTCATAATTTTGGCCAGCAAACTAATACCTGAccatgtgagtgagtgagtgagtgagtgtgtgtgtgtgtgtgtgtgtgagagagagagagagagagagagagagagagagagagagagacttttaaaCTTACACAGTATCCTCAGTGCAGTTAGGTTTAAGCTCATGTACATATACCTGTTGGTTCCAATATTCCTCGAGCTTCTTACCTACATTCTTTAAGATTTTCCTGCACAGACACAAAATAGCATACTTTACTATatcaatgatttaaaaaaaatctgtcaatcTAAAACATCAGTGGTCTTAAGATAATTAAGATAATactcatactgtataattacTATCTTCAACCCTCTGTATATAGATAATTAATTCCTGCACTCCTGAAAGTCATAGGTCATCTGAACATGTTACTCAAACACACCTGTACTCTTCAGTATCATCAAAGTCTTGCTTGTTGTGAGTTGGTGTGAGCTGGTTACACTCTATTACCCCGATAACTCCCACTGCTCTTCTGTCGGCCTGGTTCTAGAACATAACAAATACTCTCAATATCATGAATAAAAGACAATTTTGTTTACTTCATAAAATTACCCCTGAACTGAATCTGATTATGTATTTTCTTGCATGATGAAAGGCCCTGATATACAGTAAGTAGTTTTGCATATTGGTCTACATGTGCTCAAGCACAATTAGCTATAATCTGTAATTACCCATAAAAGGTTTTCATCTTGTGCAAGTATGTGCAGTGGCCCAACCTCTGATTAGTCAGCTGtgcagaattttctatatatctgcataaatataacctaaaacatcagcagatttgtatttgtatcatggcacaaaggGGATTTCTGAGGCCCTCagagaaagagttgttgatTCTCATCAGGCTGGACAAGTttataaaaccatttctaaaaagtttggactccaccaatccactgtCAGACACACTGTGTACAAATGggggaaattcaagaccattgttacccttcGCAGgggtggagaccaacaaagatcactccaagagcaagtcATGTAATAGACCATGAGATTACAATGGAACCCGGAGTGACTTCTAagtaactaaaggcctctctcacattggctaatgttaatgtttatgagtccaccatcaagagaacactgaacagcaatggtgtgcagggttgcaaggaaaaAGCCACTGCCCttgaaaaagaacattgctgcccctcttcagtttactaaagatcatgtggacaagccagaaggctattggaaaaatgttttgtggatagataaGACAAACATAGAACATTTTGGTTAAAATGAGATGtgctatgtttggagaaaggaaaacaccgCATTAgcgcataagaaccttatcccatctaggaaacatgctggtggtaataccatggtttgggcctgttttgcttcATCTGTGCCTgaacgacttgccatcattgatggaacaatgaattctgaattataccagcaaaatATACACGAAAACTCGTGGGAGAAAGTGCGTCATGCAGCAAGTCAAGTCAATgctctaagcacacaagtcattctaccgaagaatggttaaagaagaataaagttaatgttttggaatggccaagtcaaagtcctgaccttaatccaatagaaatgttgtgaacctgaagcaaacagttcatgtgaggaaacccaccaacatcccagagctgaagctgtgaACCAATCTCATGGCTACATGGAAGGAGCAATGTCCAACAACTTTAGCTTGCAAACTTAGAGGACTTTCATAAAACAATTCAGTCCTGTCAGATCAAGAACAGGGCAGAAGCCAGAACCCTTGTCCTCAACAAGAAAAAGTTGAGTGGAACCCCATGTTCTAAACAGGGATCTAAACCCCTTATTCTAAAAGGGTCTACTTTTTTGATTCCACAAAATTTTGGACACCCTACAAAATCAGAATTTAGTAATATCCCCCTTGGCAGACATTGCTTGCACAGCACCATTTAAGATCTTTTCACAGATCTTCAATAATAGTTAATTCAGTGGCCTGTGAAGCTTCAGCTTGCATTTCTTAAAGTAGTTCATGGTGGattttgaggtatgttttggatcagttATGTTGTGGAAGTCAATCTCTTTTCAGCTTCAGATTTCAGTCTGGGTCACATTTAATCCCAGAATTTTCTTATATTTACTGGAATTAATTTACTGGAATTTTCTGTGCAACTGGCTGCCACACAACTCcaaaacataataaacacataTCAACAGTTGGCAAAGCGTTCTTTTCATTAAATGCTTAtccttttttctccaaacataccttttacTGATTGTGGTCAAAGAACTACATTTTTACTTCGTCAGTCTACAGCACTTGTTTCCAGAGTGTCTCAGGCTTATCTATATAGATGTGGTTTTGCATACATCAGACACTGACTTCTCCAATTAAGTCGTAGGTACGGTTTCCTTCTCATGACTCTTTCATGCAGGTCCCTGCTGTCATTTGGGAGTTTTACTTGTTTAGTGTTAGTACTATGTTTAAAGACTCAGAGCATTTGTTATGTTCTGGAATTgttatttgtaatgaaaattcttggcttGCCAAATGAGTCAAATAATGTGTAATGAGTTAATTAGATTCTGAGATTGTTTTGAAGGGTGTCCATTTtagaacaattacattttttttctcaaattttGAAGTTATATATAAAGTTCAAATATAAAGTAACTACAGTCAAGGAAATaattattgaataaaaaaaaatctgtaaatatatttccaatgaggttattcacatgaaattttcaccagatatcagtattaactcacgaaatccacacatataaagaaatccaaacattaaagtccataaatgaagttatgtgcaataaagtggaatgacacgggaaaaaagtattgaacatgctaactgaaatttatttaatacttagtggagaagcctttgtttgtaatgccagattcaagacgcttcctgtatgaagaaattaatggctagcagtattcaggtgtgatttttgacccattcttctaaacatattgtctttaaatcttgttcaattggattcaagtcaggtgatttactgggccattctaacaccttgattttttttttgtctgaatccaattgagagtttcctttgctgtatgctttggatcgctgtcctgttggaagctccacccacatctcatcttcataaTCCTGGTGGATGgaagcagattcttctcaagaatttCCCGGTAAAGGGTtccattcatccttccttcaattatatgaagtctgctagtacaatgcaatgaaaaacagccccacaccatgatggtTCCACCTCCAGACTtaactgttggtatagtgtttttagggtgatgtgcagtgccatttcttctccaaatactgtgtgtagtatgacagtcaaaaagttaaattttgctctcgtctgaccagactccactctcccagtatttcataggcttgtccaaatgagttgcagcaaactttaaatgagcttcaacatgccttttctttagtaatggagtcttgcggggtgagcgtgagcagtggagtgcattgcctattgttttctctgtgacgatggcacctgctgcctccaagtgtttctggagctctttccgagtggtccttggctcttgggctactcttctgtctATTCTtatgactccctggtcagaaatcctctgaggagctcctgtgcatagccggttgatgatggcgtgatgttgcttccacttgcaaaCAATGGCcacaatggtgcttactggaagattcagaagttttgaaatatgtttgtatccaattccatcaatatgtgtcacaacaataaggttgtgaaggtcttgggagagctctttgcttttacccatcatgagatgtttcttgtgtgacaccttggtaatgaaaagcctttttatagaccattaaTTTGCTatcccagctgatatta from Ictalurus furcatus strain D&B chromosome 6, Billie_1.0, whole genome shotgun sequence includes:
- the LOC128609190 gene encoding MORC family CW-type zinc finger protein 3-like isoform X1, producing the protein MAAPANRGIPLCLINPRYLHTNSTSHTWPFSAIAELIDNAYDPDVSAKQLWIDKSVIKDQDCLIFMDNGNGMDYDKMHKMLSFGFNDKQTIRGHVPVGLYGNGFKSGSMRLGKDAIVFSKKDSTMCVGLLSQTYLEKIKAQNVIVPIVMFTNTGQTVSASPEHAESLHDILTHSLFNTKEELLSEFSVIDGLCTNSSGTRIIIWNLRRTPSGELEFDFMKNRHDIRIPVDVYGRTGETNKRQAAGGVSVPESEYSLRAYCSILYLKPRMQIIIKGKKVETQLVAKTLANVLTDTYKPDSVKKAITITFGYNTKSKEHYGLMMYHKNRLIKAYERVACQRKNQADRRAVGVIGVIECNQLTPTHNKQDFDDTEEYRKILKNVGKKLEEYWNQQVYVHELKPNCTEDTVKQPDQNCIQCDNCLKWRKLPDGIDPKKLPKKWFCYMNSDPQFRSCTDEEPEVYDDEQPRNQKTYKQHERNQKLQQENWKQQRPSIPKSSYQKKPSSVLISSSHTGADTRPSVNTLDDTQLPSVPGRQKRALDSNQENPDNKKARSINSGHIPDNLPTSTVSAETFCSPAMFPPDSGANEAERKDVEKVKKQQSNEITQPTFEVEYLQAMQTIMQLQYMVENLKNEKCSLLARCESLEKDLERVKRETEKAKVRVEDRGVQTDFHISSHEESASTSSRASNSGRRTDFGTQQHETQDRPKMGQETSNPQLLFAAPDQENVSWSP
- the LOC128609190 gene encoding MORC family CW-type zinc finger protein 3-like isoform X2, with amino-acid sequence MAAPANRGIPLCLINPRYLHTNSTSHTWPFSAIAELIDNAYDPDVSAKQLWIDKSVIKDQDCLIFMDNGNGMDYDKMHKMLSFGFNDKQTIRGHVPVGLYGNGFKSGSMRLGKDAIVFSKKDSTMCVGLLSQTYLEKIKAQNVIVPIVMFTNTGQTVSASPEHAESLHDILTHSLFNTKEELLSEFSVIDGLCTNSSGTRIIIWNLRRTPSGELEFDFMKNRHDIRIPVDVYGRTGETNKRQAAGGVSVPESEYSLRAYCSILYLKPRMQIIIKGKKVETQLVAKTLANVLTDTYKPDSVKKAITITFGYNTKSKEHYGLMMYHKNRLIKAYERVACQRKNQADRRAVGVIGVIECNQLTPTHNKQDFDDTEEYRKILKNVGKKLEEYWNQQVYVHELKPNCTEDTVKQPDQNCIQCDNCLKWRKLPDGIDPKKLPKKWFCYMNSDPQFRSCTDEEPEVYDDEQPRNQKTYKQHERNQKLQQENWKQRPSIPKSSYQKKPSSVLISSSHTGADTRPSVNTLDDTQLPSVPGRQKRALDSNQENPDNKKARSINSGHIPDNLPTSTVSAETFCSPAMFPPDSGANEAERKDVEKVKKQQSNEITQPTFEVEYLQAMQTIMQLQYMVENLKNEKCSLLARCESLEKDLERVKRETEKAKVRVEDRGVQTDFHISSHEESASTSSRASNSGRRTDFGTQQHETQDRPKMGQETSNPQLLFAAPDQENVSWSP